One segment of Candidatus Arsenophonus lipoptenae DNA contains the following:
- a CDS encoding basic amino acid/polyamine antiporter, which yields MKKKLNLTSLTTLVLSSMVGAGAFSLPQNIAEVASPLALIICWSITGIGVLFIAISLLLLSRVKPSLDGGIYTYAKEGFGELVGFCSAWGYWLCSIIANVSYLVIVFATFSFFTDQSDRVIFGDGNTWQAIIVESILLWIMHCLVLRGTHLASKINKLITVAKLIPLSLFIILAFVSFKKDIFQFDFSGVKMGISIWQQVKNSMLITLWVFIGIEGAIVVSAQAQRRKDIGIATVLAVILALSIYVLITLLPLGIVYRSELAGMKNPSMLSLMINMIGNYGKIIISVGLILSVFGAYLSWIIMTIEIPYIAALYGAFPQIFKYKNKNNTPSVSLLFTNISIQLSLILIWLSVSNYNILLTIATEMILIPYFILGAFLSKISIKDNKKVLFIFGIMTSLYSLWLLYAAGIINLLLSIILYIPGIFIFLYIKYQNNKKKKTKNKNIV from the coding sequence TTGAAAAAAAAATTAAATTTAACTTCTTTAACTACGTTAGTATTAAGTTCAATGGTTGGGGCAGGTGCTTTTAGTTTACCCCAAAATATAGCCGAAGTAGCTAGCCCATTAGCACTTATTATATGTTGGAGTATCACAGGTATAGGTGTTTTATTTATTGCAATATCATTATTATTACTCTCACGGGTTAAACCAAGTTTAGATGGAGGAATTTATACTTATGCTAAGGAAGGTTTTGGTGAATTAGTTGGATTTTGTTCTGCATGGGGTTATTGGTTATGTTCTATTATTGCTAATGTTTCCTATTTAGTTATAGTTTTTGCAACCTTTAGTTTTTTTACGGATCAATCAGATCGTGTAATTTTTGGTGATGGAAATACTTGGCAAGCTATAATAGTTGAATCTATTTTGCTATGGATTATGCACTGCTTAGTACTAAGAGGTACTCATCTTGCTTCTAAAATTAATAAATTAATAACTGTAGCTAAATTAATTCCATTAAGTTTATTTATTATTTTAGCATTTGTTAGCTTTAAAAAAGATATATTTCAATTTGATTTTAGTGGTGTAAAAATGGGTATATCTATTTGGCAACAAGTTAAAAATAGTATGTTGATCACCTTATGGGTATTTATTGGTATTGAAGGTGCTATAGTAGTTTCAGCTCAAGCTCAAAGAAGGAAGGATATTGGTATAGCAACAGTACTTGCTGTTATTTTAGCTTTAAGTATTTATGTATTAATCACCTTACTCCCTTTAGGAATTGTTTATAGATCTGAACTTGCTGGAATGAAAAATCCATCTATGTTATCACTTATGATTAATATGATCGGTAATTATGGAAAAATCATCATTTCAGTAGGTTTAATTCTTTCTGTTTTTGGTGCTTATTTAAGTTGGATAATTATGACGATAGAAATTCCTTATATTGCTGCATTATATGGTGCATTTCCTCAAATATTTAAATATAAAAATAAAAATAACACACCTTCAGTATCTCTTTTATTTACAAATATTTCTATACAATTATCATTAATATTAATTTGGTTAAGTGTTAGTAATTATAATATTTTATTAACAATAGCCACAGAAATGATTCTAATTCCCTACTTTATATTAGGAGCTTTCTTAAGTAAAATATCAATTAAGGATAATAAAAAAGTATTATTTATTTTTGGTATAATGACAAGCTTATATAGTTTATGGTTACTATATGCGGCAGGGATAATAAATTTACTTTTATCTATTATACTTTATATACCAGGTATATTTATTTTTTTATATATTAAATATCAAAATAATAAAAAAAAGAAAACAAAGAACAAAAATATTGTTTAA